Below is a genomic region from Halobacterium sp. CBA1132.
GTGGCTGTGGTTGCTCGGCACGACGGCCTGCCCGTCCGCGACCTGCTGGCGGACGAACTCGGGGTCGCGGTTCTCGCGCTCGGCGACTCGCTCCATCGCGGGGGTGATCGTTCTGTCGCGGGCGCGTTCGAGCTGCGTCGGCATGAATAACTAGGTGGTAGAACTAGGTAATAAAACGTGGTGGTGGGGACGACAGCTATGCAACCACGGTTTCGAAGAACGACTAATCTGGGATGACGGCTCTGGTATAGATTTATTGAACGGAAAGGAAAGACCGTCGTCCTTCCAAGAATTCGTTGATCATCCGTTCTCCACGGTCATCAATTAGATTCGTGATATCCGTGATATCAGAGTATTTATTAAACTCCTCTGAGCTAATTCCGGTGAACTTTTCGAGTTCGGATTTTAGCCACGGATCCGAGATCTGATCAAGGGACTTCGTCCCCTTTGATACGTTCTCCTTCTCAGGGATCTCTGCTAGGTTTGCGATATGATGCTCGTATTTTTCGAGACCTTCATCTGGTGTTCCTTCGAACTCCTTACTGGGGATGATGTGGTCGATAGACATTTTTCCGACATCAGTCGGTCTGGTTCCCGTTAGTGCGTAGTAATACCGCAATAGGACTTTCACTCTGAGACTCGGATTCTTATTATTCAGTTGATTCTGTCCTTCGATTTGCCCCTCTTCGACTAAGCTTCTGAGTAAATCCTCCCAGTCTTCCGACGCCACCGGATCGAATAACGGACTATCCTCAGTCAAATTCTTCAAATTATTCGCAGTACGTGTGTCACTAGAGCCGCTCCAGAGACGGGTAACGTACTCGTATATCATCCGATCGAACAGAACCGCACCCTTATTTTGGAAACTTTGGAATTTCCCCGAGGTGGTTGAAGAGGGCTCACCCAGTAACTCCCAGTATTTCAACATACAGAGAAGATAGTTTACCGCAACTGCTTCTGATGTCATTCGTACTAGTGGATCATTCCAAGACTTCCAGAAGCTGAGTAGGCTGTGACCGGAGGTGAACGATTCAACTTGATTGATTTTCTGCTCTAATTCGGTCGAGCTCCAGTTGATCGTCTCCGTTTTGGCGAGCGCCTCAAAATCTTCCTTAGAAATCCCATTCAGGTAGTATCCGCTCATTAATTTGAATCCGATACGGACTTCGCGCTCGAAGCTATAGCCGCTGTTCGGAAAAATTGTCGGAATTTCTAGCCGGCTATACAAGGTCGCTGGTCTGTCCCACCGTACTGCTTCTTGATGAGATACTTCCATCTCCTTCTCGTATAGGGTTTTAATATCCGAAAGGATAGCCTCACTTGGATCTTCTAACTCAATGTTATATGCCGGCTTAGCCGAGAGGATTTCGACCGCGGTCAAGTCTGTCCCCTCGCTATTGATAATCTCGAAAATCTTCTTTTCGTCGTTTGCACTGGCATCACGGACCTCCATATATCCGATTTTTCTGTTGCTTAGGGTGGTGTCTAGACCTTCAAGCGCCTCGAATGCACGAAGTACTTGATCCCAGTTCCTGTCGATCTCTTTCCGTATCGTCTTCTCAGTCGAATTCCCGCCTTCTCCCGGATCTTTGCCACTCATCAACCAGTTGTAGAGTTCGTCTTGGTCGAAGGCTTCTATTTCCGGTGTCGTCCGCCCACCTGATCGGTATTCGATCCAATCTAGCAACTGCTCCGTGTCGACGTACCGATACCCATCCGTCGGATCGGCAATGTAGTCCAATCCGTTGACCTCATCTCTGAAGTCAAACGGTTTTGTAATGCCACTCGATTTTCTCCGTTTTGGATGGACTGTAAGTATGATATCTAGTAATCGGATTAGATTTTCATCCTCACCGTGGTCTGAGGTTTCAGCATACGAGTCCGGGTCTTGCGCGTCTCTATCCGGTTGTGCTTCATTTTCTTCGGGTTCCTCGAACTCGCCAAAGTACTGGTCGACGTATCTCCAGTACTGTTCACGGAGATCATCTTCAGAGACACTCAGATTAAAACCAATCGCGGAGCGTGCCCAATCATACACTTTCTCGGGGTTTCTCATCTCGTCTAACGCGAACCGTCGCTGTCGTCCATCGAGTAGATACTTTTTGCCAGCATCTTTCGATAGGACGATAACTCCGAGAGGATATCCTTTGAAAACGCTAAGACAGAGTTTGAAATTATCTTTATCCGTCCACGTGAGCTTCCGCTGGAAACGAGGTAACTCTATTTGACTATCGTCAACAAATGAATTGATTGACTCGGTATTGAGATCATACCCGGGCATTCTTTGACGTTTGAATCTGTATATATAAATTAGTTACCATGATGTGCCAATTTAGATAAATGATATATGGCTGATTGACATCGATAATTTCTATTCAGTAAGTGACTATAGAACCGCGGGGCTCAGGCGTGGGGCGCGAAGACCTCCTCGTGGAGGCGCCCGGTGACCAAGTCCAGCAGCGTCTGGAGGTTCTGCGTGTCGTAGCGGTTGTACTCCACGAGCTTGTCGAGGGCGGCCTCGTCGCCGTCCTCGTAACGGTGCCAGAGCCGGACGGCCTCGCGGCCGTCGACGTCCATTCCGTCGCGGTCGATGCCGAGGTCCTGCTCGATTTGCTTGAGGCCGCCGGTCAGGTCGAGGCGCCGGCAGAGGTACATCAAGTCGAGGTGCGGAGCGTCGACGTTGACGTCGTAGTTGTGCTCGACGAACGGCTGGTCGAAGCGCTTCCCGTTGAACGAAACCACGAGCGAGGCGTCCAAGAGTTCCGCGAGGTTCTCGCTGGTGAGGTCGTCGCCGCGAACGAGCGTCTCCGTGCTCCCGCCGTGGTGGACGCTCACCGTCGTCACGTCGCTGGAGCGCTTGTCGAGGCCGGTGGTCTCGATGTCGAAGAACGCGACGTCGTCGGCGACGTTCTCGTAGAGCCGCCAGAGCGCGTTGTTCGGGAAGGTCTCGGCGAAGAACTGGGTGTCGCCCGTGTCGAGCGCGGCCCGCGCGTCGTCGATGAACGCGTGGACGTTCTCGGCGGTGGTCTCCCCGACGCCGGGCGCGCTCGCGTCGAAGTCGTCCCAGTGCGTGACGCCGTGCTGCCAGAGGCGTCGCTCGGTGGTCTCGCCGACGCCGGGTGCGGGAATGAACGAGTTCTCGGCGCGCATACTACTCGGTGGACGCCTGCGGTACAAAGGCGTCGCGGTCCGGTACTCCTCAGTCCAGCCCCTCCCGTACGAACGTCTTGATGCCGCGGCGGAGGCGCTCGCTGACCGCCTGCGAGGAGACCCCGAGTTCGTCGGCGACGTCGGACAGCGACGCCTGCCGGGGGACGTCGTAGTAGCCCAGTTCGGCGGCGGTCACGAGGGCCTCGCGCTGTTTCGCGGAGAGCCCGTACTCGTCGCCGAGCGCTGTCTCGGTGTCGCTGTAGACGCCGCGCAGGGTGACGTCGACGCCGCGCGCTTCGACGCGCGGCTGGAACTCCGAGAGGCTCTCCCGGTTCGGGAAGCGGAGTCGCGCCTCCACGCCGTCCGCCGAGGAGGTGACGCCGAGGCGGGAGGCCTCCATG
It encodes:
- a CDS encoding helix-turn-helix domain-containing protein — protein: MGVIAEFTFRHPGLPLMPSLEESGVHLDVEQAVAADPDEPVLFVWASEGDLDRFESAVEDDPTVDDAALVEDGDDHRLYRVSVSEDTPVTLYPMDDRMEASRLGVTSSADGVEARLRFPNRESLSEFQPRVEARGVDVTLRGVYSDTETALGDEYGLSAKQREALVTAAELGYYDVPRQASLSDVADELGVSSQAVSERLRRGIKTFVREGLD
- a CDS encoding ribonuclease H-like domain-containing protein, yielding MRAENSFIPAPGVGETTERRLWQHGVTHWDDFDASAPGVGETTAENVHAFIDDARAALDTGDTQFFAETFPNNALWRLYENVADDVAFFDIETTGLDKRSSDVTTVSVHHGGSTETLVRGDDLTSENLAELLDASLVVSFNGKRFDQPFVEHNYDVNVDAPHLDLMYLCRRLDLTGGLKQIEQDLGIDRDGMDVDGREAVRLWHRYEDGDEAALDKLVEYNRYDTQNLQTLLDLVTGRLHEEVFAPHA
- a CDS encoding DUF262 domain-containing protein — translated: MPGYDLNTESINSFVDDSQIELPRFQRKLTWTDKDNFKLCLSVFKGYPLGVIVLSKDAGKKYLLDGRQRRFALDEMRNPEKVYDWARSAIGFNLSVSEDDLREQYWRYVDQYFGEFEEPEENEAQPDRDAQDPDSYAETSDHGEDENLIRLLDIILTVHPKRRKSSGITKPFDFRDEVNGLDYIADPTDGYRYVDTEQLLDWIEYRSGGRTTPEIEAFDQDELYNWLMSGKDPGEGGNSTEKTIRKEIDRNWDQVLRAFEALEGLDTTLSNRKIGYMEVRDASANDEKKIFEIINSEGTDLTAVEILSAKPAYNIELEDPSEAILSDIKTLYEKEMEVSHQEAVRWDRPATLYSRLEIPTIFPNSGYSFEREVRIGFKLMSGYYLNGISKEDFEALAKTETINWSSTELEQKINQVESFTSGHSLLSFWKSWNDPLVRMTSEAVAVNYLLCMLKYWELLGEPSSTTSGKFQSFQNKGAVLFDRMIYEYVTRLWSGSSDTRTANNLKNLTEDSPLFDPVASEDWEDLLRSLVEEGQIEGQNQLNNKNPSLRVKVLLRYYYALTGTRPTDVGKMSIDHIIPSKEFEGTPDEGLEKYEHHIANLAEIPEKENVSKGTKSLDQISDPWLKSELEKFTGISSEEFNKYSDITDITNLIDDRGERMINEFLEGRRSFLSVQ